The Methylocaldum marinum genome includes the window AACAAAATGATGCTTGCGCCATTTTGCGTTCTGTATATGACTAAAGTGTTGACGGCGGGCTCTATTAGGGAATAGTCGACCGCACATCACGGGCACTGGCTAGTATCGAGCGGGTTTGGGCAGCCCGGGTTCGTCGGCAAGGATTGCCGGCCACGAATGCTTGAGGCGAATTACCCTGGCCGACGGCGCCAACGACTTTCACAGGCCCGTTATGCCGTATGAGCGAGATAAAAACGATCTAGCACCGGTTCGCGTGGACGCTGCCTGAGAAGAGCGGCGGGAATTAATGTTGCTCGTGGAGTTAAGGTATGGAGCCCGGGAAGGCAACGATATTGCACGTTATCGGTCAGCTCGGATTGGGTGGCGCCGAGCGGCAGCTTTTTCTGCTGGTGCGTAAGCTTTCCGACCGGTATGGATTCATTATCATATCTTATGATCCCGACCATGCCCAATATGTCGATGCGCTCAGAGAAATCGGCGCGACAGTTTTCGTCATCCCCAGACAGAACGGAATTGGCGGACGCTTAAGGTTTTTGCTCAAAATCCGGGATATTATTCGAGAGGCATCGCCCGAAATCGTACAGACTTGGCTGATATCGGCCAACTTCTGGGGTAGAGCCGCCTACCTTTGTGCCCGGCCGCAAAAACCGCTGATCGCGTCGATACGCAATGTCAAGGAAGCCCGCTACTATGTCTTGTCGAGAATACTGGACGCCATATTGTCAAGATGGACCGATATCGTGATTTGCAATACCCATGCGGCTAAAGCATCGTTATTGCGTTACGGAATCTCTCCCGCGAAGATCCGGGTTATTCATAATGGTATAGAGCCTGACAAATACGATGTCTCTATCTCAAAGAAAACGATTAGACAGCGACTAGGCATTCCACAGGAAAATTTCGTAATCGGAACTATCGGGCGAATAACGCGACAAAAGAATTATCCGCTATTCGTCTCCATGGCGGAAACCCTATTAAAAAGGAATTCGCACCTGCATTTTATCGTCGTTGGCAACGGTGAATTGCGTCCCCAAACGGAAAGAATGATCGAGGAACGGGGTTTGAGGAACAGATTTACGCTCACTGGCGCACGGAACGATATTGCTGAGGTACTCAAGGCCTTTGATTTGTTCATCCTGACTTCGAGTTGGGAAGGGTTTCCGAATGTGCTCATGGAAGCGATGTGCGGCCGCGTTCCGGTCATCGCCACGGCGGTGGGCGGAGTCGCCGAATTGGTTCAGGACGGCGCCAACGGGCTATTGGTCGAGCCGGGTGATCTGGAAGGACTGGTTCGCGCCGTGGAAACCCTGGTTTCCGACACCGAAAGGCGAACTCGGCTGGGAGACGCAGGCCGCCGTTCGATCGAAAACCACTATACGCTGGGACACATGGCGGAACGGACCGCGGCGATTTACGAAGAACTCATGGCAGGGCGAAACAAAGGAAGTTTGCGGTGAAACTGGCCGTTTTCGTCGATCAGGTCTTTTGGTTTGATGGTGAGCATTACTCGACCGATGCAGCCTTCGTCAAGTTTGTGACTGCGTTCGAGTCTTGTTTCGAAAAAATCGTATTCTGCGGCCGTTTATCGGGAGAGCGAAGGCGGGAAAAGTATGTCCTGGACCCCAGGAAAACCGAGGTGTGCGCTTTACCTTTCTATAAGAATCTTTATGCCTTGGGAAAAGTGGGACTCTCCGTCATACCCGAAACATTTCGGATTCTCGCCAGGGAAAGCGAAACCTGGGATCTGGTGTGGCTTTGCGTGCCTAACCCGCTGGCTTTGCTCTATGTTTATCTGTGCAAGCGCAAGCAAATACCTTTTTTCATGATGGTACGCGGTAATCTGGTGCGGGATGTACGCTATCGAAGCCGCGGTCTGATGGGAATGACCGCCCTTGCGGCGGCGGGTTTTCTTCAAAACCGGTTTCAAGCCCTGGCCCGGCGTCATGTCACCTTTGCCATAGGGGAGGAAATGTATCGGCAATACAAAAAGGCCGACACCTCCCCGGTTTTTCGAGGCATTTGCTCCCTGATTTCCGAACGGGACGTCGAATTGTCGCGGGTTCTCAGGGGAACGATCGATCCGAAGCCCCGAAAGCCCGTTCTTTTGAGCGTACTCCGGCTCGAGCCGGAAAAAGGGGGACAGTATTTGATCGAAGCCGTTCGGCTGTTGGTGGAGGACAAACGGCTCGAATTCGAATTGCACCTGGTGGGTTCCGGACGAATGGAAAACGCGCTGCGCAGCCAAGTCAGCCGAATGGGACTGGAAGCCTACATTCAGTTTCACGGATACGTCCCATTTGGTGCCGAGCTTCTGGCGCTTTATCGTTCGGCCTCGGCGTTCATTCTTCCGTCTCTGACCGAAGGTGTGCCCCAGGTGTTGATCGAAGCGATGGCTTGCGGGGTTCCCGTCATAGCCACCAAGGTGGGAGGGGTCCCTCAATTGTTGAAGGATGAAGTTAACGGCTTACTGGTCGAACCGGCTCAGCCGGCGCAGATCTGCAACGCAGTCTTCCGGCTACTGGATGATGAACCTTTAAGAACACGCTTGGTGGAGAATGGTTATCAAACCGGCTTCAAGCATACGCTCGAAAATGAAAGGAACCGCATTTTGACGGTTTTGAAACAGTTCGGCCTGCTACGCCCGGCACAAGCGGAACCATGAACCTAAATCCGGCGGTTGGATACACCCTGAAAAGCGCCAGGCCCTCATCCCCAGCCCTTCTCCAAGACCCTCACCCGACCCTCTCCCAAAGGGAGAGGGCGTTTTGAAGTTCGGGAGAAGGGAGTTCAGCCCCTCTCCCTCCGGGAGAGGGGTCGGGGTGAGGGAATGCGGCGGCTGATGGGGCATTGCGGTCATTTCGGTAGTCAACTGCGGTTTTTAGGATGAAGTATCGAGGCCGCCTGTTTTATTAATCAGAGCTTTCTTTAAAGCGCAGATCTCGAAGACACTGCTCGCCAGGAGTCCGCGAAAGCTGTTTTCGGGAATCCATGAATCGAAGGAATTCAGGAGGAAATATGAGCAACCGGGGATTGGTTTCGATCATCGTTCCCTGCCGAGACGAAGAGCGATTTCTGGCGGCCTGCCTCGATTCCATTATCGCCAACGATTATCCGAAAGATAAGCTGGAGGTTTTCGTTGTCGACGGCGAGAGCCGTGATGCTTCGGTGGTTATTGCCGAAAGTTACGCTCGACGGTATCCCTTTATTCGCGTCTTGCAGAACCCCGGGAAGACGGCGCCCGCCGGACTCAACCGGGGTCTTCGATGCGCCGAAGGGGACATCGTCATGCGCATGGACGTCCATGTGTCTTATCCGCCGCATTACATTTCGACCCTGGTCGACTGGCTCAACCGGACCGGAGCCGGCAATGTGGGTGGCATCTGCATCACGCGGCCGGCCAATGATTCGGCCATCGCTCGGGCGATTGCCATTGCGCTTGCCCATCCTTTCGGCGTCGGCAATTCCTATTTCCGAATCGGCACGTCCGAACCCAGATGGGTCGACACGGTACCGTTCGGCTGCTACCGAAGCGAAGTCTTCCGGCAGGTCGGACTCTTCGACGAAGAACTGGTGAGAAACCAGGACGATGAATTCAACCTGCGCCTTATCAAACACGGGTTGGGCATTTTGCTCGTGCCCGATGTCGCGTCTTATTACTACGCCAGGGAATCGCTTTCCAGGCTTTGGCGTATGTATTTCCAGTACGGTTATTTCAAACCCCTGGTCGCCAGGAAGATCGGCGGAGTATTGACCGTCCGCCAGTTAATACCGGCAGCATTCGCATCGAGCTTGATCGTCACGGGGCTGCCGGCGGCGTGGTTCTTTCCGGCGGCCATCGCGTCGGGACTCATCATTCTTGCCTACACTCTCGCGATTATTGCATGCGCCGCTCGAGTTGTGCCCCGGCACGGATGCAAGCCCGCTTTAGCCCTGGCCGTTGTCTTTCCCGTACTGCACTTGAGTTATGGATTTGGCTATTTGAAAGGAATCATGGACTTTCTCGTATTTCGGAATAAAAGCCCTACCAACGCTATCAAGGTCCCGCTATCGCGATGAAAGCGGATTGACGTTTTTCAACTCTATTTTCCGGAGACTTTGAGGTTTTTCCAGCCTTTGGGTTAGTGGCCTGCCGATCACCGGTACGGATTTTTGCTTATTTCTGATAACGCATGATTGGAGTTAAATGTTTACAGGCTGTGCCCAAAGCGAAACGGCTGGCAAATCAGGACGAACGGTCGAATGTATAGCTATATTCCTATTAGTCCACGGTGGAATCTCTCCAGCAGGAAAACCCTGTCGGAGTCGAAAGAGCCCACTACGCTGGAAATGCAAGCACCGCAAAACCGCATACCCTGATATCTTTTGCATTTTTTGCGATCCCGGAATATGCGTTCACTTGGATAAAAATATTCCTGTCTATCGCACAGATTCGAAGAAATAGTGTTGACTCTGTTGCCGGGTCATTTGAAACGCCTGGATGCACTTAACCTCCGGGGAACGGAGAACGGTTTATGATACGGAATTCTTCCATCAGGGATCTGCTGCACATTACGTTTAAATGGAAATCCCATATTCTATTTGTTTTCTTTGCGACCGTTCTTGGCGTCGCGTCGTACTCTCTGCTCAGCAAGCCTGTTTATGAAGCCAGCTCCAAGCTTCTCATCAAAGTCGGCAGGGAAAATGTCTACGCCCCGACCTTTCTTGCCAGAGAGCAGACCAGTCTTGTCGTGAATGAAAGGCAGGAAGAACAGGTTAATTCTGAAATCGAAATACTTAAAAGCCAGTTTTTGGCGAATAAGGTCATCGAGTCCGTAGGTATTAACCGACTATATCCCGAATTGAATTCAGAACGCCGAGGAGTGCTCGCAGCCCTTTTCATGGAAAAATTCTTTTCGGCTCCAAGCGCGGCGGAAACGAGCGATATCGCCTTGTCGAAATTTCAGGAAAACCTCCGGGTCGAAGGCGTAAAGAAAACCGACGTCATCGATGTTTCGTTTCAGCATGAAGATCCCGTCGTCGCCGCAGCAGTACTGAATACCCTCATAAGCTTATATTTGGA containing:
- a CDS encoding glycosyltransferase family 4 protein gives rise to the protein MKLAVFVDQVFWFDGEHYSTDAAFVKFVTAFESCFEKIVFCGRLSGERRREKYVLDPRKTEVCALPFYKNLYALGKVGLSVIPETFRILARESETWDLVWLCVPNPLALLYVYLCKRKQIPFFMMVRGNLVRDVRYRSRGLMGMTALAAAGFLQNRFQALARRHVTFAIGEEMYRQYKKADTSPVFRGICSLISERDVELSRVLRGTIDPKPRKPVLLSVLRLEPEKGGQYLIEAVRLLVEDKRLEFELHLVGSGRMENALRSQVSRMGLEAYIQFHGYVPFGAELLALYRSASAFILPSLTEGVPQVLIEAMACGVPVIATKVGGVPQLLKDEVNGLLVEPAQPAQICNAVFRLLDDEPLRTRLVENGYQTGFKHTLENERNRILTVLKQFGLLRPAQAEP
- a CDS encoding glycosyltransferase; this encodes MEPGKATILHVIGQLGLGGAERQLFLLVRKLSDRYGFIIISYDPDHAQYVDALREIGATVFVIPRQNGIGGRLRFLLKIRDIIREASPEIVQTWLISANFWGRAAYLCARPQKPLIASIRNVKEARYYVLSRILDAILSRWTDIVICNTHAAKASLLRYGISPAKIRVIHNGIEPDKYDVSISKKTIRQRLGIPQENFVIGTIGRITRQKNYPLFVSMAETLLKRNSHLHFIVVGNGELRPQTERMIEERGLRNRFTLTGARNDIAEVLKAFDLFILTSSWEGFPNVLMEAMCGRVPVIATAVGGVAELVQDGANGLLVEPGDLEGLVRAVETLVSDTERRTRLGDAGRRSIENHYTLGHMAERTAAIYEELMAGRNKGSLR
- a CDS encoding glycosyltransferase family 2 protein — translated: MSNRGLVSIIVPCRDEERFLAACLDSIIANDYPKDKLEVFVVDGESRDASVVIAESYARRYPFIRVLQNPGKTAPAGLNRGLRCAEGDIVMRMDVHVSYPPHYISTLVDWLNRTGAGNVGGICITRPANDSAIARAIAIALAHPFGVGNSYFRIGTSEPRWVDTVPFGCYRSEVFRQVGLFDEELVRNQDDEFNLRLIKHGLGILLVPDVASYYYARESLSRLWRMYFQYGYFKPLVARKIGGVLTVRQLIPAAFASSLIVTGLPAAWFFPAAIASGLIILAYTLAIIACAARVVPRHGCKPALALAVVFPVLHLSYGFGYLKGIMDFLVFRNKSPTNAIKVPLSR